The uncultured Paludibaculum sp. sequence CTCGGTCCATTCGATCCGGCCCCTCGGGCTCGACCGCGTCTCCTTCGTCACCTCAAACCGGCGTTCCAGTTTGTCCAGCAGCGCCTTGAACCGGGTCAGCACCATATACGAAAGGACCCAAAGGGGCACCCGTCGCTCTGACCGCTTCAGCAGCGGCAGCTTCAATGGAGTTGGGCTGATCAGCCACCCCATCTCCGCCAACATCGGCCCAATGCCTGCCCAGGGAAACCGGGGCTGGACCACCAAACCAAAGTCATTCTTCGAGGTCAGCGGAGATCGCAACGGAACGGCCCCCACCGCGCTATGCGATTCGATGTTGAGCAGGACATCGGAGCCGTCGAAGTCCCTCTGCACATCCACCTGCAGCAATTGGAAGATCGGCAGATTCTGACGGATGAACAACTCCGAAAGTCGCGCCGCCTGCGCCTGTGGATCGGCTGAGTTCTTGCTCCCAAACAGCTCGATGGCCGACTTGGTCACCCGGCTATGGTCCTGCAACTCGAGGCAGATATCGCGTGTCGGCTTGACACCGTTCAGCGGTGAGACGTCAGCCCGCCGGGGTCGACGCGAACCCGCGCGCACGGCCGCCGCTACAGGCTTTCCAGCCACTGCATGTACCCCCGAATCGACTCGGCGAACCCACTCACGTAACCCTGCGCCAGGTACTCATCAAGCAACGGGGCGAGGCTGGTTCGCAAACTAACGCGCGCTTGTGCCTCATCCCTATCAAGGAAATACGAATGACCGGGCACGAGCGCCAACGCCTCATCCGGAGCATGCTCCACAAAGATGGAAACCAGATCCTTGTACGCGCGCTGTGTGAGGGCACAACCATGCTCCTCGACGACGGCCAGGCTCGGCCACAGCGCAAGGAACGCAAATCGTCGGCGCACCGCGACATCCAGGATGGCGATACTCCGATCGGAGCTGTTCATCGTACCCAGAACATGCAGGTTCTCCGGCAGGTGCAGCCGCCCGTGAAAAGGCGCGCCAAAATCGTACGGCAGATCAATCTCGCGCCGCGATTCCTGCTTCGACTCGAACAGATAGATCGCTTCTCCCAGAATCTTCCCCAGATCCGCACGGTTGATCTCATCGATATGTAGCAGATAGGGCGCGTTCTTCGCGGCAGCCTGCCCGGCGGCTTCGATCAAGAAGCCGGGCTTCGGCGCGAATCGGAATCCCAGCCCGGCGCCCCCGTCCTCGACCCAATGGACCGGAGCCAAGCCTCCGATGAAGTTCTCGTAGGTGGTGCCAGGATGAAACTGAATGGAGCGTCCAAACCCCGCATAGCGTCCCTCCAGAATCTGCCGGGCCATACGCGTCTTGCCCGTTCCCGGCGGACCCTGCAAAACCACGAACCGGCGGTTGTTCAACAGGTCAACCACTTGGTTCTCATCCGTCTTCGGCATCAACTGCGAGAACCATCCTGACTGGATCCCATCCGATTCGGCTTCGAACTCCTTCATCGGGGAGTGGCCCCGCTCTTCAAACATCAGATCGAGCAGAGCGGCGACAGCAGAGGTGGTCGCTTGACGATCCGAGGAGGGCTTGTACAGCGTGTACAGTACTCGCCCATACCGCCCGAAGACGCGACTGTAGCTGGACCAACCCTGCCGGATCGACTCCGGCACATCGATGTCCACCCGAGTGGGATCCTGCTTGGCCCAGGCCACCTGGCTGCCGCCGCCAAACTCGTGATTCAACCACTTGGCAATCGCATTGAGCTTCCGAGCGTGCCCAGGCCGCCCCAGAATCGCCTCATCGGGAGCCAATCCCTGAGTCCCGATCACCAGGCCAACCAGGCAAGGTCCCTCTTCAGCCGGAAAGATGACGAAGCTCATTCCTCCATAGGCGCCAGAGTCGGCGTTCGAAGGATGGATGTACGCCGCATAGGGAACATTGGTGTCATTCCCTTTCATCTCCGGAGCTCGCAAGGCCACCGAATCCTTGGCCTTCTTCGGGTATCGGCGCCCGAACAACTCCGCCAGCGCAGTTTCGTTCCGAGCCTTCCAGGAGTCCAAAGTTCCGGAATGAATGATTTCAATGAGCGAATCAAGAGGGTTGGGATTCATGGGGATAATGACGGCTTCGTCCTCGGGTCAAATAGGAACTATACAGCTTTGCGCAGAGGCAGTATCGAGATCCAAGGCCGCGCAGAGTCCATAGGTTCGTGGACCTGCACCCAAGGCCTTCCTGGGCTGAGATTGACCCCATGGCTGGGGGATGATCCTGACGACAGAGAGGATCTCCGCGTCGACAAAATACTGACCCCAATCCTTGACTCTCCCAACAACGAGTGAGAAACGGCTGGCTGACCTAGCCCCAAATACCAGAGTCCAAGGAGTTACCGTACACAACTTGTAAGCATTCCTTACAAGTTGAAGCAGCAGCTCGCCCTTCGCGCGAGGCTATCACTACAACTGGAGTCTCACGCTGGGTCGAAGTATGCCCATTGCTGTATTAACGTGACTTCATTTACAGCATTTCGAAATAAATCGTATCCTCTGTTTCAATCGCTTACAGCTATCATCTCCTTTTCTTCGCTTTTGCTCAATATACACTCCGAAGCGAAAGGAGGCAGCTATGCCCGTACACGTTTCGACTCGGAGAGAGGCCTCCACTGCGGCCCTCCGACACATTGCGCGCTCCGCCGAGGCCACCCTCCGGTGGCCCCTGGGGTCGAGCGGCACCAACCACATTCGAGCCACGCCAGAGGACCGCGCCGACTTCCACAATCTCCTCTCCGTCCTCACCAGACAGTTCCACCCCAGTAGCCCCTTTGAACGCAGGTTCGTCCAAAGCCTCGCCATTGAACTCTTCTGCGGACTCCGTCGGCGTGGCCTCGCCCACCTCCCCCTCCATGCCGGCTTCCAACAGGACCGGCACGGCGTTTCAGCCGAGAACGCCCGCACCACTCCCAAAACCCGAGAGGACCTCTCTTCGGTCGCCCTCTGCAGTAAACAGGACCAACTCCGCGCAGCTGAGCAAACACAAAAGGTGGAAACGAAGCCATTGGGTGCGTCGGCCCCCGCCACTCAAACCCAAGCCGGGCTCGATCTACAAACGTCATGGCCCAAACGAAGCCAACCGTGTCCCGATGAAACCAGCCCCCTCGGCCTCATCGAAAACAGGCCCGCCCGAAGCATGGCCATGGAACTCTTCCACCGCCTACGCAAGAGCACCCACAAAGCTGCGTCGAATCCTGACGGAGCAAACCCACTTGAATCCTCGCCGACCCCGGCGCAGTGCCACCTCAATTCGACACAGCCGGCCCCGAGCAACCCCAACGCCATTGCAGTTTTTGAGGGAACAAACCCATTCTTGTCCTCGCCGCCATGCCTGGCCCATCCCGTGGAATCCACAAGTGCCGCCCGCTGCACCCTCAAAGCTGCATCGAATTCTGAGGGAACAAACCCATTCGAGTCGTCGTCGGCCGCGACGCTACGGCTCCTCCATTCGGCGCTCGCAGCCACACACAGGCCCAAAGCCATCGCAGTTTTTGAGGGAACAAACCCATTCCCGTCCGCACCACCACGCCTGCCCCAAGTGATGACGCTGGGACGTTCGGCCGGCTCCCGCTCTCGCTCGGCGGCCCCGCCGATCCTCGGGCAAGGGAGGACCCGGGTCTTCGGACGCACATCAGCCTCCCCGCGCGCCTTTGGGCTGGCGTTCGGACCGGCCGGTCGCAGACCCGGCCCCTTAGCCCCGGAACCGGAAGTACACCACTTGTGTTGTCGGGATCGCCGCCCCGCCTTGCGATCGCGCCGGGCGGAATGTCCAGGAGTGAGCGGCCGTGGCCGCCCTGCTCGCCAGATAACGGTAGAGCCCGTCGCCATCGCCTTGGGACGCCGCACTTGTCACGTGGCCCTTCGCGTCAATCGTGACCTGCACCGGCACCGTGATCGTCTCCTGGATTCGGGCCCGAATGCCTTCCGGGATCGTGGGCTGGACTTCGCGGATCACCTCCGCCGGAGCCGACGGCGGCGGAGCATCCGCCGGATTGGCCGAGCCATCGCCGGCGGCCTCCTTGGAGGACTGCGCGGGCGGCACCGGTTTCGCGGACACCACCCGATCGTTCGCGGTCACGCTGTTCCCTGGCTTCTCCCCGGCGGGCGTCGCGGCGTGCTTCGAGGCCGCACTGTCAGGTTTTGGCGGAGTCTGCTGCGCCCCGGTCAGGGCGGCCGGTGCGGCGCTTCGGCTGCTGCCCGCCGACGACACCACCCGCACCGATTCGACAGCGCTCGCCAGACCCGTGCTGTACAACTGCAGCCGGAAAAGGACGTTTCCGCTCGCGGTCGGATAAAAGACGCGGCCCTGGGCCAGCGCCTTGGCGTCCAGTTCCATCTGGTGGGTGGCGCCGGCCTCCGCTTCGTTGGACTCCACAATCTCCAGCACGGCCCGGTTGGCTTCGCTCAACGCTGGGGCCTGGCGGTCCCAGGTGATCTCCATCCCGGCCGGACCCGGCTTGGCGTCCAGGCCCAGTTGCGACCAGCGGGCACGCTGCTGCGCGTCCCACCACTGGTAGCCTAGGCCGCCGCCCACCAGCAGCACCAGCAGCGCGGCCAGCAACTGCCACAGGCGGTGCTTCCGCGTCTCCGCCGGATGTTCGTCGATCAGCCAGTGCTGCTGCGGCTTCGGACCTTCGTCCGCAACGGGTGGCGGCTCGTCCAGACCGAGTTGCGTCGGCCCGCCGCCGTTCTCCCGCCTCTGGCGGCGGCGCTCCACCATGCGCCAAGCCTGCTCGGACGCCGGGGACTCTTCCCCCGCGCCGCGGATCGGCGGTGGGAGAACCGGCTCGGACCTCGAACCGCTCTCTTCCGTGGACACGGAAGGCCCGCCCGCCGGGGCTGCCGAAGAGGAGGCGGCCGAAGCCGCGGCTCTGGCCGCAAAGTGCCGGGGAGCTGGCTCGGAATCCGCACCGGAACCAGGCGCCGGCTGGGAGACCGCCGGCGCGTGCGCCGGGGGCGCGTGCCTCGCGTAGGCGGACAGCGGTCCAGTGTTGGCTGTTTCGGAACTGGGCCGGGACGGCCGGCCCAACGCCGCTTCCGCTGCGGCGGGCTCCTCCGGCATCGGCGCAGAGGGGTGTGTGTCGCTCGCGGCTCGATGGGCGGGTGCCGGCTCCTCCGTAACTGGTCCGGCCTCGGGCGCTGCTTCGTGGAACGCCTCAGCCACGACCCGCGCCGTGCGCTCGTTGGCTCGGTCTTCCGCCGGGGCGTAGCGCCCAAAAGGCTCGGGCGGCTGCGACGGCAAACGCGGCAGCACTCCGTTGCTGCGGTGGAAGAACCAGGCCACACAATCCAGGATCGAGGAGGGATGAATGGAAAGGAAAATCTGCCGGGGATCGGGAAAGAAGTTCCGCATCAACTGCTGGTCGGCGGCATCCAGCGCCAGTTCACGGCCGGTGCAGCTGCGGAAGCAGCCGACGACGCAGACGGCCGAAGCGTGCGCCGCTGCCCCGTCCGTCGGCGGCGCATCAAATTGGGACAGCGCGAGGGACAGTTTGGTGCGGTCGATATCCGAAAGGATGTACGACGGTCCATAGCGGTACTCGCAGGGGACCGGAACGAAGCTCGTCACCTCGATAGCCAGCGGGGCCGCGGAGAGAATGCGGCCCAGCAGGATGCCGCCCATCTCGGCGCCGCGCTTCGGCAGAATGTGGAAGCCCTCCAGGACGTAGGCGCGCAGGCGTTGGATAAGGACGGCGTCCATCGTGAAAACGGCGCCCGTGTCAGGCACCGTCCAACGGCCGATTGCGTTGGTCGAGCCGGCCCCGTCTTCCTGCCGTCCGGAGTCTTGTTGGCGGTGTTCGGTCACTGCGACTACTCCTTCCGCTCGGATGTTGTGGGCAGTCCATTGGCGCTCCGTGCTCGCCCCACCCGGTCCAGCCCGTGGGTTGCGCCCGGGACGCCGGGTACAACACCAGCCGCAAATGCTGCTCCCAGCTTAACCCGCGCCATGGGGGCGAGCCAATGCCTAAAAGTATGACAGCGAAGGACAAATAACGCCGTTTCTTCGCCGCGTAGTGGAAGAACTCGCGTCATCCGGGGCTGAGTCCTTCCAGCAGCGCTCGTGTCGATTGCGCGGCGAACTCGAGCAAGGCGCGTCGGGTTGGAAACTCGAACTGGCGGCGAAGGGCCAACTCGGTTAGCCCGTGGACATGAGCCCAGGCGATACGCGCGGCGGTGCGCGGATCGGTGCGGGGCAGCAGGCCCGCGCCGTTCAGATCCTCGGTCAGGTTCAGCAGAGCCTGAAACGCAGCCTCGGCCGCGGCCCCGGTGGCGGGATGAACCGCGGGGTCGAGCGCGAGCGAGAACATCACGTGGAACTCGGCCCGGTGGTCGACGCCGAATTCCACATAGGAGACGCCGGCCAGCGAGAGGCGCTCGCGGGGCTCGCGGCTTTGGGCCACGGCGGCCTGGATGCTGGTCGTGAGACGTTGGAAGCCATCTTCGGCGATCGCGGCTAGAAGCTCGTCTTTGTCGCGAAAGTGCCGGTATGGAGCGGCGTGGGAGACACCGGCGCGCCGGGCCGCCTCGCGGAGAGTGAGCCCGTCGGGCCCCTGCGCCCGAATCAGTTCCAGC is a genomic window containing:
- a CDS encoding AAA family ATPase — its product is MNPNPLDSLIEIIHSGTLDSWKARNETALAELFGRRYPKKAKDSVALRAPEMKGNDTNVPYAAYIHPSNADSGAYGGMSFVIFPAEEGPCLVGLVIGTQGLAPDEAILGRPGHARKLNAIAKWLNHEFGGGSQVAWAKQDPTRVDIDVPESIRQGWSSYSRVFGRYGRVLYTLYKPSSDRQATTSAVAALLDLMFEERGHSPMKEFEAESDGIQSGWFSQLMPKTDENQVVDLLNNRRFVVLQGPPGTGKTRMARQILEGRYAGFGRSIQFHPGTTYENFIGGLAPVHWVEDGGAGLGFRFAPKPGFLIEAAGQAAAKNAPYLLHIDEINRADLGKILGEAIYLFESKQESRREIDLPYDFGAPFHGRLHLPENLHVLGTMNSSDRSIAILDVAVRRRFAFLALWPSLAVVEEHGCALTQRAYKDLVSIFVEHAPDEALALVPGHSYFLDRDEAQARVSLRTSLAPLLDEYLAQGYVSGFAESIRGYMQWLESL
- a CDS encoding TetR/AcrR family transcriptional regulator yields the protein MDADSKPYHHGNLRATLIQASLELIRAQGPDGLTLREAARRAGVSHAAPYRHFRDKDELLAAIAEDGFQRLTTSIQAAVAQSREPRERLSLAGVSYVEFGVDHRAEFHVMFSLALDPAVHPATGAAAEAAFQALLNLTEDLNGAGLLPRTDPRTAARIAWAHVHGLTELALRRQFEFPTRRALLEFAAQSTRALLEGLSPG